A genomic stretch from Limanda limanda chromosome 11, fLimLim1.1, whole genome shotgun sequence includes:
- the tmod4 gene encoding tropomodulin-4, protein MSDPRDIDEDAILKGLSAAELDQLEYDLQEMDPENAMLPAGYRQRDQTKKNSTGTYDRDALMQHLEKEALEHEGRDDLVPFTGEKKGKTFVAKAPAEIPEHEQVILEPELEEALKNASDAEMCDIAAILGMYTLMSNKQYYDALGCTGTIANTEGINSVVKQDPFKIFPDEPPNPTNVEETLERIHSNDSTLTDVNLNNIKDIPIPTLKEVFEAMKGNYQVESLSIAATRSNDPVAYACAEMLQENTSLQSLNVESNFITADGMMAIIKAMANNATLVELKIDNQRQKLGDSLEMEIASMLENNSSILKFGYHFTQQGPRARAGMAITRNNDMIRQQRLR, encoded by the exons ATGTCGGACCCGAGGGACATCGATGAGGACGCCATCCTCAAGGGCCTCAGCGCCGCGGAGCTGGATCAGCTGGAGTATGACCTGCAGGAGATGGACCCCGag AATGCCATGCTGCCAGCTGGCTACCGGCAGCGTGACCAGACGAAGAAGAACTCGACGGGGACGTATGACCGTGACGCTCTGATGCAGCACCTGGAGAAGGAGGCGCTGGAGCACGAGGGCCGAGACGACCTGGTGCCCTTCACCGGGGAGAAGaaag GAAAAACCTTCGTGGCCAAGGCACCCGCCGAGATCCCCGAGCACGAGCAGGTGATCCTGGAgccggagctggaggaggctctGAAGAACGCCTCCGACGCTGAGATGTGCGATATCGCAG CCATCCTGGGGATGTACACGCTGATGAGCAACAAGCAGTACTACGACGCTCTGGGCTGCACCGGCACCATCGCCAACACGGAGGGCATCAACA gcgTCGTGAAGCAGGATCCGTTCAAGATCTTCCCGGACGAGCCTCCCAACCCCACCAACGTGGAGGAGACGCTGGAGCGGATCCACAGCAACGACAGCACGCTGACCGACGTCAACCTCAACAACATCAAG GACATTCCCATCCCAACGCTGAAGGAGGTCTTTGAGGCCATGAAGGGAAACTACCAGGTGGAGTCTCTGAGCATCGCCGCGACCCGCAGCAACGACCCTGTGGCCTAC GCCTGTGCTGAGATGCTGCAGGAGAACACCAGCTTGCAGAGTCTTAACGTGGAATCCAACTTCATCACCGCTGACGGCATGATGGCGATCATCAAGGCGATGGCCAACAACGCCACGCTGGTGGAGCTCAAGATCGACAACCAG AGGCAGAAGTTGGGAGATTCCCTGGAGATGGAGATCGCCTCCATGTTGGAGAACAACTCCAGCATCCTGAAGTTCGGCTACCACTTCACTCAGCAGGGGCCGCGCGCCCGAGCCGGCATGGCCATCACCCGGAACAACGACATGA TTCGCCAGCAGAGATTAAGATGA